The following are encoded together in the Citrus sinensis cultivar Valencia sweet orange chromosome 1, DVS_A1.0, whole genome shotgun sequence genome:
- the LOC112498188 gene encoding uncharacterized protein LOC112498188 — MDQEFHDSAIICYNNATGEVQNLAKNFFNSMDTNGDGRISRSEFLQFLGKFNNTQWIQELFQSIDQNGDGSLDFVEFLTPFYFVSNWRVKCDGLGCNTWLQGLYFTCATCFEASSSFDLCTACCRQRNFSTTAANLSSSITMPCSLY, encoded by the exons ATGGATCAGGAGTTCCATGACTCTGCAATaatttgctacaacaatgcGACTGGAGAAGTTCAGAATCTGGCAAAGAACTTCTTCAACTCAATGGATACTAATGGAGATGGCAGGATAAGCCGCTCAGAATTCCTTCAGTTCCTTGGAAAATTCAACAACACACAGTGGATTCAGGAGTTGTTTCAGAGCATTGATCAGAATGGTGATGGCAGCCTGGATTTCGTAGAGTTTCTCACACCGTTCTATTTTGTAAGTAACTGGCGCGTTAAGTGTGATGGCCTTGGCTGCAACACATGGCTTCAAGGTCTCTATTTTACGTGTGctac ATGCTTTGAAGCTTCTTCGTCTTTCGATCTTTGTACCGCTTGCTGTCGACAAAGAAATTTCTCCACCACTGCCGCAAACCTCAGTTCATCGATAACCATGCCATGCTCGCTTTATTGA
- the LOC102612979 gene encoding uncharacterized protein LOC102612979: protein MEDLNEVALAYYESGTDEERRLFDQFFESMDEDGNGRVSYREFSEFMSLEAYDRNMCTRDFFNDLDVDGSRGLDFNEVLTLYYIIKSGRPICRQCKIFITNEYFTCTRCFKTRSFPYNICLECFRGEEGHFNHTHSLEQFVDNFALLECLRKEALEENREDGYYEPSPSRSRSQRIVPYSRYPSENSSHHAIVPYNPNIPAERRNRWGTAFRILETGLHFASVVTSCSIM from the exons atGGAGGATTTGAACGAGGTTGCTTTAGCCTATTATGAGTCAGGCACCGATGAAGAAAGACGTTTATTCGACCAATTTTTCGAATCAATGGATGAAGATGGAAACGGTAGGGTGAGTTACAGAGAGTTTTCAGAATTCATGTCGCTGGAAGCATACGATCGGAACATGTGTACTCGTGACTTCTTCAATGATCTAGACGTCGATGGAAGCAGAGGTTTAGATTTCAATGAAGTGTTGACTCTCtactatataataaaaagtgGGAGGCCAATTTGCCGCCAGTGCAAAATCTTCATAACCAACGAGTATTTTACTTGCACGAGGTGCTTCAAAACCAGGAGTTTTCCTTACAATATCTGCCTGGAATGTTTCCGCGGTGAAGAAGGGCACTTTAATCACACGCATAGCCTGGAGCAGTTTGTGGATAATTTTGCATTGCTTGAGTGTTTGAGGAAGGAAGCATTAGAGGAAAATAGGGAAGATGGATATTATGAG CCAAGTCCTAGTAGGTCCAGGAGCCAAAGAATTGTCCCCTATTCGCGCTATCCTTCCGAGAATTCTTCACATCATGCAATTGTTCCATACAATCCAAATATCCCAGCGGAGAGAAGG AATCGATGGGGAACAGCATTTAGAATATTGGAAACTGGACTTCACTTTGCAAGTGTTGTTACCAGTTGCTCAATTATGTGA